AAATGCATTGACAATTCACAATGTATTTATGGAGCTTGCTGTAAAGGTGTATGTATGGAATTTGCCTGTATTGATGATAGAGAATAGTATTTTATTAACATTTTAAAATCAATTCTCATGAAAAATTCAAATCTTAAAAAGCTCAGCAGAAAGGAGCAAACAGAAATAAAAGGGAGTCTGCAAGTGAAAAAATGCAGAAACACCTACCCTACGTGTGATCCTGGTGAATGCTGTACCGGAGGTTTCTGTCTTCTCTCCCCTATTACAGAATGTGAACCTATTCTTGATTAAAAGGATATTTTTTAAATTTAATTTTTGAACATCCGCTTCGGTGGGTGTTTTTTTATTCTATTTGTAGGGTAGTAAGCTTTAATAAATCCTTAAATTTCCCAGTTTATTACTCAGTCTTAAAAATTTGAATTATTTTTGCATATCCTAAAAATTTAACGTTTTGAATTCTAGAGACGAACTTATCTTCAACCCTGCCGATATTGCCGAAACTCTCAGCGAACTTCCAGCTGACGAGCGGCTGCTCGCGTTTCTGAAGGTTCCGAAAGAGTACAAAGCGGAGGTCTTTTCTCATCTTGATCCAGATTTTCAGGAAGATACAATCAGAAGTATCGGAAGCGACGAGGTTTCCGAAATTTTGAATGCCATGACTCCTGATGACAGGACTGCTCTTTTTGAGGACTTTCCTGATGAATTGATTAAGTATTCAATCAATCACCTTAATCCACAGGAGAGAAGGATTGCCTTAAAACTATTAGGTTACAACTCGGATTCTATTGCCCGTCTGATGACCCCTTATTACATCCAGATCCGTAAGGAATGGAGCGTAAAAAGATGTCTTCAACAGATCAAAAAGGTAGGAAAAAGAGTAGAAACTATGAACTACCTATATGTAGTAGACGAAAGAAATCGTCTGATTGATGACCTTGCCATCGGTACATTATTATTAGAGGAGGAAGATACTTTGGTTTCTGATATTACAGATAATCACTTTGTAGCAATTACCACCACAACGTCAAAAGAGGATGCGGTAACGTATTTCGAAAAATATGACCGTGGTGCATTACCTATTATTACGGAAGCTGGAGTTTTAGTGGGAATTGTAACCATTGATGATATCCTTGACCAGATTGAACAACAAAACACCGAGGATATTCAGAAGTTTGGGGGATTGGAAGCACTAGACCTTCCCTACACTCAAACTTCATGGACAGAAATGATTAAAAAAAGGGCAACGTGGCTGATTATTTTATTCGTTTCCGAAATGCTGACTGCCTCTGCAATGGGATATTTTGATAAAGAAATTGAAAAAGCAGTAGTTCTTGCCTTATTTGTCCCATTGATTATTTCCAGTGGTGGTAACTCAGGATCACAGGCTGCAACATTGATTATCCGTGCGATGGCCCTTCAGGAGATCAACCTTAAAGACTGGTGGTATGTGATGAGGAAGGAAATCATCTCCGGATTATGTCTGGGTGCTATTCTGGGACTTATCGGTTTTATCAGAATTATGCTGTGGCAGAAAGTTGGCCTTTTTGATTATGGCCAATATTGGGTATATGTAGGACTCAGTGTATCTGTTTCTTTGATTGCAATTGTGCTATGGGGAACTTTATCAGGGTCTATGATTCCGTTTGTTTTAAAGAAGTTAAAGCTAGACCCCGCAACATCTTCTGCTCCATTTGTAGCAACCTTAGTAGATGTTACCGGATTAATCATCTATTTTACAGTAGCTGGATTTTTCTTAACCGGAAAACTTCTCTAGTTTCTTTACGTTATCAGATTAACTCTTCATAACCAACATACTAGATCATGAAGAGCTAATGATTATTGTCTAAGGTTGAGGACAGTATATACTCATAAACCTACATGGTACATTAGTTCCTGTAATTTCACAAAACATTGTACATTCCCCTTTTGGTGGAATTATTTCACCTCCTTTAATATTTTTAAGTTCATTTCTCTTAATACTTTTTAGATTTTTCATATTTAAAATTTCTTTTGGTTAATTTTCCTACTCTATAAGCTTTTCGGATAACGCTATTATCTGTCATCCAAAATAATAAATTAATCAATACCAATCACTCATTAGTGAAAATTTAGCAATACATACTTGAAAATATCCCCGTATTCCAAACCATTCAATTCAAATTAAAAGCAAATTAACCTCAGTTCTTACCCTAAAACTTATATAATTTCATATCTTTAAAATATGAAAGTGATCTCTCTAGTACCATCCATCACAGAGGCATTATTTGATTTAGGCCTTACGGAAAATGAAGTTATCGGGCGAACAAAATTCTGTATCCATCCCGAAGAAAGAATAAAAAATGTTCCGGTTATTGGTGGAACAAAAAATATTAATATTGATAAAATCAGGGCTCTTCAACCTGATTTGATTCTTGCCAATAAAGAAGAAAACATCAAAGAGCAGGTAGAAGCACTCATGGATGATTTCAAGGTCATGGTAACCAACGTGGAAACAATTGAAGATAATTATTACCTGCTTAAAAACCTGGGACAGCTTCTTGGAAAAGAAGAAAGAGCCCAGCTTTTCAATCTTAAGATCTATGATATTCTCAATCAGTCCAAACTTGATACTCCTGTAAAAGCAGCATACCTGATCTGGAAAAATCCTTATATGACTATTGGTTCAGATACGTTCATTCATAAAATATTAGCGGAAATAGGTGTTGAAAATATTTTTAAAGATAAAACCAGATATCCGGAGATTACAGCTGAAGACCTGAAGAAAGCAGATGTCATTATGCTATCTTCCGAACCCTTCCCATTCAAAGAGAAGCATATTGAAGAACTGCGCACATTTTATCCTGAGAAAAAGATTATGATCGTAGATGGAGAAGCCTTTTCATGGTATGGAACGCATATTGCCAAATGTGAGCATTACTTTAAAGAATTGCTGACTGAAATTCAAATGATGCAGCAAAGCATAAACTCTAAACATTAAACATTGAACTTTATATGTCTGGTACTGTTATATTATCTGAAGGAGCAGAATTTGATCACGTGATACACGAAGTTTCAAAATATATCCATCTTTATGTAATGCCATTTGGAAAGGAAGAACGAACCATTACCCGCATCGATAAAAGGGAAAACATGTATGGTGGAAACGGAACTGTGCATATGATACAAATGTTCGAGCAGAAAGAACTGGCTAATAATCGTCTGGCTGCTTATATGGTTTTATTAAATAAAGGTGATGAATCCGGGTTTCATACTCATCATGAAAGAAACGAGGAAGAATTGTACGTCGTTGTACATGGAACCGGTGAATATCGGGAGAGAACCGGAACAGACGGCCCGGTTCGTAAAAAAACACTTCAGAAAGGAGATATTACCGCTATCAGCTCTATAGGCTATCATTCTATTGAAAATACAGGTGATGATCCTTTAATTATGTTTGTTATTACGACCAATACTCCATAAAAAACTCCGGCTATGCGAGCCGGAGTCTATATTTTTATTGGGTGTTTAATTACAAAATTTTGGACACTTCGCTACAAAGCCATTCCAACAATTCACGGTCTTCCGCCGTAAAAGGATCTATTGTATGAGAATCAATATCAATCTGACCGATGTTTTTCCCGTCTTTAAAGATCGGAACGACAATTTCAGCCTTCGTATCAATTGAACAGCTTAAATAATTGCTTTCTTCATGCACATCAGGTACTACAAACGTTTCATTAGAAACAGCTACCTGACCACAAATTCCTTTTCCGTAAGGGATGATCGTATGATCTGTTGGAGCTCCTACATAGGGTCCTAAGATCAATTCGTCTTTATCTCCGTTTTTAAAATAGAAACCTGTCCAGTTGAAATAAGAGATTTCCTGATCCAACAAATGGCAAACTTTTTCAAGTTTCTCTTCCGTATTATGTTTTGGACTTTCAAGAATTGAGGAAAGTCTTTTCTTTAATTCTGACATTATATTAATTTTTAAGAGAATTGTTTTAAAGGAAGTTCTTCTTTATAACCGAACATTCCACGCTCTTTAATCATTTCTGCTACGCCTTCCGGAACTTGTGTTTCCCAGCCTTTAACGCAACATGCTATTTTTCTTAAAATCTCTCTTGAGTAGATTTCCAAGAACTCAGGATTATAGTTTGTAATATCTACAATACGTTTGTTTCGCATGAAATATTTATACAACTCCTTAAGATTTTCTTCTACTTTAAGATTGGTAGAATCCAATAGCT
This Chryseobacterium sp. G0162 DNA region includes the following protein-coding sequences:
- a CDS encoding bacteriocin-like protein, producing MKNLKKLNREAAKQIQGAGPKKCIDNSQCIYGACCKGVCMEFACIDDRE
- the mgtE gene encoding magnesium transporter, which codes for MNSRDELIFNPADIAETLSELPADERLLAFLKVPKEYKAEVFSHLDPDFQEDTIRSIGSDEVSEILNAMTPDDRTALFEDFPDELIKYSINHLNPQERRIALKLLGYNSDSIARLMTPYYIQIRKEWSVKRCLQQIKKVGKRVETMNYLYVVDERNRLIDDLAIGTLLLEEEDTLVSDITDNHFVAITTTTSKEDAVTYFEKYDRGALPIITEAGVLVGIVTIDDILDQIEQQNTEDIQKFGGLEALDLPYTQTSWTEMIKKRATWLIILFVSEMLTASAMGYFDKEIEKAVVLALFVPLIISSGGNSGSQAATLIIRAMALQEINLKDWWYVMRKEIISGLCLGAILGLIGFIRIMLWQKVGLFDYGQYWVYVGLSVSVSLIAIVLWGTLSGSMIPFVLKKLKLDPATSSAPFVATLVDVTGLIIYFTVAGFFLTGKLL
- a CDS encoding ABC transporter substrate-binding protein — encoded protein: MKVISLVPSITEALFDLGLTENEVIGRTKFCIHPEERIKNVPVIGGTKNINIDKIRALQPDLILANKEENIKEQVEALMDDFKVMVTNVETIEDNYYLLKNLGQLLGKEERAQLFNLKIYDILNQSKLDTPVKAAYLIWKNPYMTIGSDTFIHKILAEIGVENIFKDKTRYPEITAEDLKKADVIMLSSEPFPFKEKHIEELRTFYPEKKIMIVDGEAFSWYGTHIAKCEHYFKELLTEIQMMQQSINSKH
- a CDS encoding cupin domain-containing protein translates to MSGTVILSEGAEFDHVIHEVSKYIHLYVMPFGKEERTITRIDKRENMYGGNGTVHMIQMFEQKELANNRLAAYMVLLNKGDESGFHTHHERNEEELYVVVHGTGEYRERTGTDGPVRKKTLQKGDITAISSIGYHSIENTGDDPLIMFVITTNTP
- a CDS encoding GAF domain-containing protein, whose amino-acid sequence is MSELKKRLSSILESPKHNTEEKLEKVCHLLDQEISYFNWTGFYFKNGDKDELILGPYVGAPTDHTIIPYGKGICGQVAVSNETFVVPDVHEESNYLSCSIDTKAEIVVPIFKDGKNIGQIDIDSHTIDPFTAEDRELLEWLCSEVSKIL